A genome region from Methanomicrobiales archaeon includes the following:
- a CDS encoding glycosyltransferase family 4 protein, whose translation MDRLRIAVFCWESLPSVKVGGLAVAATNLAENAARNHEVHYFTPALEGQEKEAVINGVYYHRCIPKGSNIVEYCRDMSLQMVDDFLSEERDGEFDVLHFHDWHVTDALESLKDNATVFTFHSTEFGRNGNRIGNEWIFKEISEKERKAGLLSRKVTTVSQTLKKEVTSLYGLPEWKVDVVRNGIQPELYAFDVNPEEVKSDYGIPTDAPLILFAGRLTYQKGPDLLLEAIPKILRSEPDARFVFAGAGQMHDELKRRVRDLNGNAQFLGYVPDREFVRLLNACDILSIPSRNEPFGLILLEGWSAKKCVVASDVGGLSENIDHGVDGVKVQVDSNSLARGIRGAMGNWDDMARMGEMGRKKIESEFRWNIVTDKLIEVYQTCGLN comes from the coding sequence ATGGACAGGTTGCGAATAGCTGTTTTTTGCTGGGAATCACTCCCGTCCGTAAAGGTGGGGGGGCTTGCCGTTGCTGCTACGAATCTGGCAGAAAATGCGGCGAGAAACCATGAAGTGCATTATTTTACACCTGCTCTCGAAGGGCAGGAGAAAGAAGCCGTGATTAATGGCGTGTATTACCATCGATGTATCCCGAAGGGTTCCAATATCGTGGAATACTGCAGAGATATGAGTCTCCAGATGGTGGACGATTTCCTGTCCGAGGAGAGGGACGGTGAGTTCGACGTTCTTCACTTTCACGACTGGCATGTGACCGACGCCCTTGAGAGCCTGAAGGACAATGCAACCGTGTTCACCTTTCATTCAACAGAATTCGGTAGAAACGGAAACAGGATTGGAAACGAGTGGATATTCAAGGAGATCTCAGAAAAGGAGCGCAAGGCAGGACTTTTGAGCAGAAAAGTCACCACAGTTTCGCAGACGCTGAAAAAGGAGGTGACATCCCTCTACGGCCTTCCTGAGTGGAAGGTGGATGTAGTCCGAAACGGCATTCAGCCTGAGCTGTACGCGTTCGACGTCAATCCCGAAGAGGTGAAGTCGGATTACGGAATTCCCACCGATGCACCGCTCATCCTCTTCGCCGGGAGGCTTACCTACCAGAAGGGCCCCGATCTCCTGCTCGAGGCGATCCCGAAGATACTGCGGAGCGAGCCGGACGCGCGGTTCGTCTTTGCCGGTGCTGGCCAGATGCATGACGAACTCAAGAGGCGCGTGAGGGATTTGAATGGCAATGCGCAATTCCTGGGCTATGTGCCGGATCGTGAATTCGTTCGGCTTCTCAACGCCTGCGATATCCTGTCCATCCCGAGCAGGAACGAGCCTTTCGGGCTGATCCTGCTTGAAGGCTGGAGTGCAAAGAAGTGCGTCGTTGCATCGGATGTGGGAGGTCTATCCGAGAACATCGATCACGGTGTGGACGGTGTGAAAGTGCAGGTCGACTCGAACTCCCTTGCCCGGGGCATCCGTGGGGCGATGGGCAACTGGGACGACATGGCCCGCATGGGCGAGATGGGGCGAAAGAAGATCGAGAGCGAGTTCCGATGGAATATCGTCACCGACAAACTCATCGAGGTCTACCAGACCTGCGGACTGAACTGA
- a CDS encoding tetratricopeptide repeat protein: protein MPIVWIEPARGKTEPQERHAVAEGQDTGSARLRRDDPVEGDPQADASREIRIADPVEDAVAAVRAGVLEAADLLLSPDRTLWECMRHGILPPDASAYLLEARILLLRAGICESGQGCAHSRLSELSSRIALARGKLEKSLERVDTAGKCGDGVACTLKELGAPIVEVIGRLAALESLVREAGGSGGGATDCMDGVDAPTMPVVENDARTRSPRGRSPPAGSSVARTRAMAKIEIRCGEEGVGVYSCAENNAVANPPRSRPGKGEMLPEEGIPATRGGRRASVPQISEIPAVPLRQGSKAEDRPRGLPAWKTSELGFYSRPREASRKAEEGVEIRRSDVDVYLLVEDLNARGREYRRTGRHEEALSCFDRVLEIDPDHPVALTNRGIVLRQVGRLEEAEACFNRVLSRTPSSAAVWMQKSLLLIQLERFPEALQSLDRVLALEPDRGIVWRYRADVLQKLGKTSEAADSRERARLLDAGN from the coding sequence GTGCCGATCGTCTGGATCGAGCCCGCCCGTGGAAAGACGGAACCGCAGGAGAGGCATGCCGTCGCGGAGGGGCAGGATACAGGATCGGCCCGGCTCCGAAGAGACGATCCCGTCGAGGGGGATCCGCAGGCGGACGCCTCCCGAGAGATCAGGATCGCTGATCCTGTTGAGGATGCCGTTGCCGCAGTGAGAGCGGGAGTCCTGGAGGCAGCGGACCTGCTGCTATCCCCCGACCGCACGCTCTGGGAGTGCATGCGCCATGGCATCCTTCCGCCCGATGCCAGCGCATATCTCCTCGAGGCCAGGATTCTGCTTCTGCGGGCGGGCATATGCGAAAGCGGGCAGGGCTGTGCGCATTCCCGGCTCTCAGAACTCTCCTCCCGTATTGCACTCGCGAGGGGAAAACTGGAGAAGAGCCTGGAGAGGGTGGATACCGCAGGAAAATGTGGGGACGGGGTCGCCTGCACGCTGAAGGAATTGGGAGCGCCGATCGTCGAGGTGATCGGACGGCTCGCCGCTCTGGAATCCCTCGTCCGCGAGGCGGGAGGATCGGGTGGCGGGGCGACGGACTGCATGGATGGAGTCGATGCTCCCACGATGCCGGTGGTAGAGAACGACGCTCGAACCCGAAGCCCGCGGGGGAGATCCCCTCCTGCGGGTTCGAGCGTCGCACGCACGCGGGCGATGGCAAAGATAGAGATCCGCTGCGGCGAGGAGGGCGTAGGAGTCTACTCCTGCGCTGAAAATAACGCTGTCGCGAATCCCCCGCGCTCTCGCCCGGGGAAAGGGGAGATGCTCCCGGAAGAGGGGATCCCCGCAACGAGGGGAGGGCGGCGAGCTTCCGTGCCGCAGATCTCCGAGATCCCCGCAGTTCCGCTGCGGCAGGGATCGAAGGCGGAAGACCGCCCCCGCGGTTTGCCGGCATGGAAAACATCGGAACTGGGCTTCTACAGCCGCCCGCGGGAGGCGTCTCGGAAGGCAGAAGAGGGCGTTGAGATTCGGCGGAGCGACGTGGATGTCTATCTCCTCGTCGAGGATCTCAACGCCCGGGGAAGGGAGTACCGACGAACCGGCAGGCACGAGGAGGCGCTCTCCTGCTTCGATCGCGTCCTGGAGATCGACCCGGATCATCCGGTCGCCTTGACCAACCGGGGCATCGTCCTTCGCCAGGTTGGAAGGCTGGAGGAAGCCGAAGCCTGTTTTAACAGGGTGCTTTCCCGTACACCTTCCAGCGCCGCGGTCTGGATGCAGAAGAGCCTGCTCTTGATCCAGCTTGAGCGGTTTCCGGAAGCCCTGCAGTCCCTCGATCGGGTTCTGGCACTCGAACCCGACCGCGGGATCGTATGGAGGTACCGGGCAGATGTCCTTCAGAAACTCGGAAAAACATCCGAGGCTGCCGATAGCCGGGAGCGGGCCCGGCTCCTGGATGCAGGTAACTGA
- a CDS encoding YbhB/YbcL family Raf kinase inhibitor-like protein, with translation MGEREGDMEAITVRLGFSIFPAEHTCEGGNLSPQIRLKGLNAPSIAIVAVNPYERGCSFCPWAIWNIPATFLIPAGIPHEPIVESPIRAIQGVNDYGNVGYTGPCPPPGETHRYYFKVYGLDTMLDVAPGSNKHDLLHAMRGHVLQFGSTFAMCTR, from the coding sequence ATGGGAGAGCGAGAGGGGGATATGGAGGCGATCACCGTCCGGCTGGGGTTCAGCATTTTCCCCGCAGAACATACCTGCGAGGGAGGGAACCTGTCCCCTCAGATCCGGCTGAAAGGGCTGAATGCGCCCTCGATAGCAATCGTGGCGGTAAACCCATATGAGAGAGGCTGCTCCTTCTGCCCCTGGGCAATCTGGAACATTCCTGCAACTTTCCTGATACCCGCCGGCATACCCCACGAACCTATCGTCGAGTCACCCATCCGCGCGATTCAGGGGGTGAACGACTACGGCAACGTCGGGTATACGGGACCCTGCCCGCCTCCCGGAGAGACACACCGGTATTACTTCAAAGTCTACGGGCTGGACACGATGTTGGATGTGGCGCCCGGCTCGAACAAACACGATCTCCTCCATGCGATGCGGGGACATGTCCTGCAGTTCGGGAGCACGTTTGCCATGTGTACCCGCTGA
- a CDS encoding MFS transporter gives MKLTDVKDTLTEEEIRRGLNAVIKDGLTTQTMTTLTGGIFLVAFALQLGASNLMIGLLSALPPLAQLIQIPGVYLVEKYRARRAISVYASALNRSLWLLVAAIPLLFSGSTGIIVLVGAVFLNAALGSIGGCSWNSWMRDLIPQDRLGAFFSKRMFQATCLGIVVSWTAGMFIDHGGFLFPENAVYCYSILFVIGFIVGMVGLYYLSIIPEPRMETYMKDPSFYRLLLQPFADSNFRQLIRFMGSWNFAINLASPFFTVYMIQILHLPMSAIVALSILSQMTNVAFLQIWGRFSDRFSNKSVLQVCGPLFLICIFAWTFTTMPDAHILTMPLLVAIHAFMGVSTAGVTLASGNIGLKLAPRGQATSYLAGNSLVNSIAAGVAPVIGGVLADFFSSRELSWTLRWTSPYNDLTFQTLDLTHWDFLFAFAVIIGIYSMHRLALVQEMGEVREKVVVEELFSEVKREMRNFSTAGGLRYMIQFPFSAVNNLREKVRQAQQNGLSTESLSSGVDTILRCLQFR, from the coding sequence ATGAAGCTGACGGATGTCAAGGATACCCTCACCGAGGAGGAGATCCGGCGCGGACTGAACGCGGTAATCAAGGATGGTCTCACCACGCAGACGATGACCACTCTCACCGGCGGGATCTTCCTGGTAGCATTCGCTCTCCAGCTGGGTGCATCGAACCTGATGATTGGACTCCTCTCCGCGCTGCCGCCGCTTGCCCAGTTGATCCAGATCCCCGGCGTGTACCTGGTCGAAAAGTACCGCGCGCGTCGGGCGATCTCCGTCTACGCATCCGCCCTGAACCGATCCCTCTGGCTGCTTGTCGCTGCCATCCCGCTCCTGTTCAGCGGCAGCACAGGCATAATCGTCCTCGTCGGTGCAGTCTTTCTGAACGCGGCGCTCGGCTCCATCGGGGGGTGCAGCTGGAACTCATGGATGCGGGATCTGATCCCGCAGGATCGCCTGGGAGCGTTCTTTTCCAAGCGGATGTTCCAGGCAACCTGCCTCGGGATCGTCGTCAGCTGGACTGCAGGCATGTTCATAGATCACGGCGGGTTTCTCTTCCCGGAGAATGCAGTCTACTGCTACTCGATCCTGTTCGTCATCGGATTCATTGTCGGTATGGTCGGCCTGTACTACCTTTCTATCATCCCGGAGCCGCGCATGGAGACCTATATGAAGGATCCCTCGTTCTATCGCCTGCTCCTGCAGCCGTTTGCGGATTCGAACTTCCGCCAGCTTATCCGGTTCATGGGATCCTGGAACTTTGCCATCAACCTGGCATCGCCGTTCTTCACGGTGTACATGATCCAGATCCTGCACCTCCCGATGTCGGCGATCGTAGCGCTCTCCATCCTTAGTCAGATGACGAACGTTGCATTCCTGCAGATCTGGGGAAGGTTCTCGGACCGGTTCAGCAACAAATCCGTGCTGCAGGTCTGCGGGCCCCTGTTCCTGATCTGCATCTTTGCGTGGACATTCACGACGATGCCCGATGCCCACATCCTGACGATGCCCCTTCTCGTCGCTATACATGCGTTCATGGGAGTCTCGACAGCCGGCGTGACCCTGGCATCCGGGAACATCGGTCTAAAGCTGGCTCCCAGAGGGCAGGCAACCTCGTACCTGGCCGGCAACAGCCTGGTGAATTCTATCGCCGCCGGAGTTGCGCCGGTAATCGGGGGAGTCCTCGCGGACTTCTTCTCGTCGAGGGAACTCTCATGGACGCTCCGCTGGACGAGCCCCTACAATGATCTGACCTTCCAGACACTGGATCTGACGCACTGGGACTTTCTCTTCGCGTTCGCGGTCATCATCGGCATCTACTCCATGCACAGACTGGCATTGGTGCAGGAGATGGGGGAGGTCCGCGAGAAGGTGGTCGTTGAGGAGCTCTTCTCCGAAGTGAAGCGGGAAATGCGCAACTTCTCCACTGCTGGCGGACTCCGCTACATGATCCAGTTTCCCTTCTCGGCGGTCAACAACCTCCGGGAAAAGGTGCGGCAGGCGCAGCAGAACGGGCTGTCCACCGAATCGCTGAGCAGCGGCGTGGATACCATCCTGCGGTGCCTGCAGTTCCGATGA
- a CDS encoding PrsW family glutamic-type intramembrane protease, with translation MHITLTVFAIGFAPGVFWLWYFYSRDRIEPEPRAMVARIFLYGILIAFPVAIIEGILAGVAGILFTSAIGAFLLAVAIAPLVEEYAKFCVVRNTVYENREFSEPMDGILYGAAAALGFAAIENAWYILYAFLSSPVDAVTTYTFRALVSVPAHPLISSMWGFSLGQAKFGAAPNPEGAIVRGLLLAMFFHSVFNLLASIQLFIGLVALVFFLVPILWLLVNRNIRTALEENP, from the coding sequence ATGCATATTACGCTCACCGTATTTGCCATCGGCTTTGCACCCGGCGTCTTCTGGCTGTGGTACTTCTATTCCCGGGACAGAATCGAACCGGAGCCGCGGGCGATGGTGGCGAGGATTTTCCTCTACGGGATCCTGATCGCGTTTCCCGTCGCCATCATCGAAGGCATCCTGGCAGGGGTGGCCGGAATTCTCTTCACATCGGCGATCGGCGCATTCCTGCTTGCCGTCGCGATAGCGCCCCTCGTCGAAGAGTATGCCAAATTCTGCGTCGTCCGGAACACGGTGTACGAGAACAGGGAGTTCAGCGAACCCATGGATGGCATCCTGTACGGCGCCGCAGCAGCGCTCGGTTTTGCCGCCATCGAGAATGCATGGTACATCCTCTACGCGTTCCTCTCCTCGCCGGTCGATGCAGTGACCACATACACGTTTCGCGCACTCGTATCCGTCCCCGCACATCCGCTCATATCCAGCATGTGGGGTTTTTCCCTCGGACAGGCAAAATTCGGGGCGGCTCCGAATCCCGAGGGAGCGATCGTGCGCGGCCTGCTCCTGGCAATGTTCTTCCATAGTGTCTTCAATCTCCTGGCCAGCATCCAGCTCTTCATCGGTCTTGTCGCTCTCGTATTCTTTCTGGTGCCGATCCTGTGGCTCCTGGTGAACCGCAACATCCGCACCGCATTGGAGGAGAACCCATAG
- a CDS encoding ribonuclease HI family protein, translating to MVRRPLPAFRARGADNPAIAEGYGYRFSAVAVDAMRAEEEVWIYADGASRGNPGPACFAFVLVQGGAILFEGHGYAGVTTNNVAEYRAIIHGLMEAARQGGARIVVCSDSELVIRQITGEYRIRKDHLADLCAQVHSLSRRFEQVRFQHAPRTERYIQRADALCNRCLDEHRERRRSGVSTA from the coding sequence ATGGTTCGGCGTCCCCTGCCCGCCTTCAGGGCGCGGGGCGCCGACAATCCGGCAATAGCCGAAGGGTACGGTTACCGGTTCTCAGCCGTGGCGGTGGATGCGATGCGCGCCGAGGAGGAGGTGTGGATATATGCCGACGGGGCGTCCAGGGGCAATCCGGGGCCGGCCTGCTTCGCGTTCGTTCTGGTGCAGGGAGGAGCGATCCTGTTCGAAGGGCACGGATATGCCGGTGTAACGACGAACAACGTGGCGGAGTACCGGGCGATCATCCATGGGCTCATGGAGGCGGCGCGGCAGGGTGGTGCGCGCATCGTGGTATGCTCGGACAGCGAGCTCGTGATCCGCCAGATCACGGGGGAGTACCGCATACGAAAGGACCACCTGGCTGACCTGTGTGCACAGGTTCATTCGCTCTCCCGCCGCTTCGAACAGGTGCGCTTCCAGCACGCACCGCGGACAGAGCGCTACATCCAGCGCGCGGATGCGCTCTGCAACCGGTGCCTGGACGAGCACAGAGAGAGGCGACGGAGCGGGGTGAGCACTGCTTGA
- the treZ gene encoding malto-oligosyltrehalose trehalohydrolase: protein MRLGARYLGNSRCEFIVWAPFLEEVSVHTVSPLNCTVPLVKDSWGYWTAALDGIPPGTRYLYQLGDMLERPDPASHYQPEGIFGPSEVVDHAEFLWTDDDWRGIPLEELVLYELHVGTFTPEGTFDSILPRLEDLRDVGVNTIVLMPVGQFPGGRNWGYDVVYPFAVQNTYGGPRGLKRLVNACHQHGIAVHLDVIYNHFSPEGTHFHEFGPYWTGVYGCPWGKVVNFDQAYSDEVRNYFLENVLFWLRDYHIDGLRIDAVHFIFDFSAKHFLEEVVERVRDFSAEQGREIHLVAEGSWNDTRYIRSRECGGYGMDATWCDDFHHAIFAILGGGTLGYGQDFGATGDLVKTLKEGFVYSGQYCPSLKRRYGSSTADIHPSKLIAFIQNHDLIGNRMLGERIGELVPFEAQKLAAGTVLLSPYIPLLFMGEEYGERSPFLFFVSYSDPELIDACIRGRRMDFEELLQWSGEPPNPQAVETFERSRLVWERRKAGKHAVLLKFYSTLLRLRKTIPALSHSARENTDVWGLEEERLVFLHRWYGGSGAFCIFNYNMRDVAFRGDLPGGPWLMSVDSASEGWGGPGSRMPERIDAPQDLTIPRFSLALYVRADQHDLQDCPVQDTTDPERSHAGR, encoded by the coding sequence GTGCGGCTCGGAGCCCGGTATCTTGGAAACAGTAGATGCGAGTTCATCGTCTGGGCGCCCTTTCTCGAGGAGGTGTCGGTGCACACCGTCTCGCCGCTGAACTGCACCGTTCCTCTGGTCAAAGACTCATGGGGCTACTGGACCGCGGCGCTCGATGGCATCCCTCCCGGGACGCGGTATCTGTATCAGCTGGGGGATATGCTGGAGAGGCCGGATCCGGCCTCCCATTACCAGCCGGAAGGTATATTCGGGCCGTCGGAGGTGGTGGATCATGCGGAGTTCCTCTGGACGGATGACGACTGGAGAGGAATACCGCTGGAGGAGCTGGTGCTGTACGAGCTGCACGTGGGAACGTTCACCCCCGAGGGCACCTTTGACAGCATCCTGCCCCGCCTCGAGGACCTCCGGGATGTGGGGGTGAATACGATCGTCCTCATGCCAGTCGGGCAGTTCCCCGGGGGGAGGAACTGGGGATACGACGTGGTGTACCCCTTTGCCGTCCAGAACACCTATGGCGGTCCCAGGGGACTGAAGCGGCTGGTCAATGCCTGCCATCAGCATGGCATCGCGGTGCATCTGGACGTCATCTACAATCATTTCTCCCCCGAAGGAACGCATTTCCATGAGTTCGGCCCCTACTGGACCGGCGTGTACGGGTGCCCGTGGGGAAAGGTCGTGAACTTCGATCAGGCCTACTCGGACGAGGTGAGGAACTACTTCCTGGAGAATGTCCTCTTCTGGCTCCGAGACTACCATATCGACGGACTGCGGATCGATGCCGTGCACTTCATCTTCGACTTCAGCGCCAAGCACTTTCTGGAAGAGGTCGTCGAGAGGGTGAGGGATTTCTCGGCCGAGCAGGGGAGAGAGATCCATCTGGTCGCAGAAGGGAGCTGGAACGATACGCGGTATATCCGCAGCCGCGAGTGCGGAGGATACGGCATGGATGCAACCTGGTGCGACGATTTCCACCATGCGATCTTTGCCATTCTGGGAGGGGGAACGCTCGGGTACGGGCAGGACTTCGGCGCTACAGGGGATCTGGTGAAAACGCTGAAAGAGGGCTTCGTATACTCGGGGCAGTACTGTCCCAGCCTGAAACGGCGGTACGGGAGTTCTACGGCAGACATTCATCCATCCAAACTGATCGCGTTCATCCAGAACCATGATCTCATCGGCAACCGGATGCTCGGGGAGCGGATCGGCGAACTGGTCCCCTTCGAGGCCCAGAAACTAGCCGCCGGCACCGTCCTTCTCTCCCCGTACATCCCTCTGCTATTCATGGGAGAGGAGTACGGCGAGAGATCGCCCTTCCTCTTCTTCGTCAGTTACTCGGATCCGGAACTGATCGACGCATGCATCCGCGGACGCAGGATGGACTTCGAGGAGCTTCTTCAGTGGTCCGGAGAGCCGCCCAATCCCCAGGCAGTGGAGACGTTCGAGAGATCCCGGCTGGTCTGGGAGAGGAGAAAGGCAGGGAAGCACGCGGTGCTTCTGAAATTCTACTCAACGCTCCTCCGTCTGCGAAAGACCATTCCCGCACTTTCGCATTCGGCGAGGGAGAATACGGATGTATGGGGGCTCGAGGAGGAGCGGCTCGTGTTTCTCCACCGGTGGTATGGCGGGAGTGGTGCATTCTGCATCTTCAACTACAATATGCGGGATGTCGCATTCAGGGGGGATCTCCCGGGCGGACCGTGGCTGATGTCCGTAGATTCCGCTTCAGAGGGCTGGGGAGGCCCCGGTTCCCGGATGCCGGAGCGCATCGATGCCCCGCAGGACCTGACGATCCCTCGCTTCTCTCTGGCGCTATACGTTCGTGCCGATCAGCACGACCTGCAGGACTGTCCCGTGCAGGACACGACGGATCCGGAGCGGAGTCATGCAGGGCGATGA
- a CDS encoding mechanosensitive ion channel family protein encodes MNETDIVPVPNDLVIEVLFALLIVLGSIVLTRALFFFIKRYLSRFTVWTETSLDDELLAVLQRFVPVVVILAGCYLGLITISLFDPYAALLNDLFAVLIVLLSAYLSARIVHVILHWYFDEFRSRTKAELDEHFIPIFRIAITLFIYLIALILVLSILDQEVSPFLATLGIGGIAVALAVQEPLSNFFAGFYLSIDRPVKVGELIRLESGEEGYIEEIGWRSTRIRSPSNTTIVIPNSRLGQSIVTNYDRPTPLMGFGIPLGVSYASDLDRVERITIEVASQVISRVPGAVRDFQPLVRYSEFGATSIRFSVIMQAETATDRFLLIHEFIKALKKRYDEDGIQIAYMPAWMEYMASGKRP; translated from the coding sequence GTGAACGAAACGGATATCGTCCCGGTTCCCAATGATCTGGTGATCGAAGTCCTCTTCGCGCTTCTGATCGTCCTTGGCTCCATCGTTCTCACCCGCGCACTCTTCTTCTTCATCAAGCGGTATCTCTCGCGGTTCACCGTATGGACGGAGACCTCGCTCGACGACGAACTGCTCGCCGTTCTGCAGAGGTTCGTGCCCGTCGTGGTGATCCTGGCAGGCTGTTACCTCGGTCTGATCACGATCTCGCTCTTCGATCCGTATGCGGCACTCCTGAACGATCTCTTCGCCGTCCTCATCGTTCTCCTTTCCGCGTACCTGTCGGCCCGGATCGTCCACGTCATCCTGCACTGGTATTTTGATGAGTTCAGGAGCAGGACAAAGGCCGAGCTGGACGAGCACTTCATCCCCATCTTCCGGATTGCCATCACGCTCTTCATCTATCTGATCGCCCTCATCCTCGTTTTGAGCATCCTCGATCAGGAGGTGTCGCCATTCCTGGCAACGCTGGGAATCGGCGGCATAGCAGTCGCCCTGGCCGTGCAGGAGCCCCTCAGCAACTTTTTTGCCGGGTTCTACCTCAGCATCGATCGGCCGGTCAAGGTCGGCGAGCTGATCCGTCTTGAGAGCGGCGAAGAAGGCTACATCGAGGAGATCGGGTGGAGAAGCACCCGCATCCGCTCCCCATCCAACACCACCATCGTGATCCCCAACTCCAGGCTCGGCCAGTCGATCGTGACCAACTACGATCGCCCGACGCCGTTGATGGGATTCGGCATACCACTGGGAGTCAGCTACGCAAGCGACCTCGATAGGGTGGAGCGGATAACCATCGAGGTGGCGTCCCAGGTCATCTCCCGCGTACCCGGGGCAGTGCGGGATTTCCAGCCTCTCGTCCGCTACAGCGAGTTCGGGGCAACGAGCATCCGCTTTTCCGTGATCATGCAGGCAGAGACGGCCACGGACCGCTTTCTCCTCATCCACGAGTTTATCAAAGCCCTGAAGAAGCGCTACGATGAGGATGGGATTCAGATCGCATATATGCCTGCATGGATGGAGTACATGGCTTCGGGAAAAAGACCCTGA
- a CDS encoding VTT domain-containing protein codes for MAHMYWYGAAMDFLPFIDVGQNMQAIIGDYGSWTYIIFFLLIFLEAGIVFTPFLPGNTLLFVAGALAASGSLDLGWLIVVFLSAAVACDTVNYGLGRHLGPRIFESRYLRAVRGDYLEKTRRFYASYGGAAIVLARPFPYIRTFTPFLAGTVSMPYRRFLRYSIVACTAWALLFLLGGYFFGNLGIVRQGIGLLVYAFVLLTVITAAVIAVKLTRIVRTSA; via the coding sequence ATGGCACACATGTACTGGTACGGAGCTGCCATGGACTTCCTGCCATTCATCGATGTTGGCCAGAATATGCAGGCGATCATCGGGGACTATGGCAGCTGGACATACATCATCTTCTTCCTCCTTATCTTCCTCGAGGCTGGAATCGTATTCACGCCATTCCTGCCGGGGAACACTCTCCTGTTCGTTGCCGGGGCGCTTGCCGCCAGCGGTAGCCTCGATCTCGGCTGGCTGATCGTCGTCTTTCTCTCGGCTGCAGTTGCCTGCGACACGGTGAACTATGGGCTGGGCAGGCATCTGGGACCGCGCATATTCGAATCCCGCTATCTCCGTGCGGTGCGGGGGGACTATCTGGAGAAGACCCGCAGATTCTATGCCAGCTACGGGGGAGCGGCCATCGTCCTGGCGAGACCGTTCCCCTATATCCGAACGTTCACGCCGTTCCTCGCCGGCACGGTTTCGATGCCCTATCGACGATTCCTGCGGTACAGTATCGTCGCATGTACCGCATGGGCGCTGCTGTTCCTCCTCGGAGGCTACTTCTTCGGCAACCTTGGCATCGTCAGGCAGGGGATCGGACTGCTGGTATATGCATTCGTTCTCCTGACGGTCATCACTGCGGCGGTGATCGCCGTGAAATTGACCCGCATCGTCCGAACATCCGCCTGA
- a CDS encoding phosphoribosyltransferase family protein, producing MGRIVEDPDLRNRVHVFVDRADAGRRLAAMVREIPEILNPVVCAIPSGGVPIGLEVARTLNCPLNVAVVRKVHVPWNPESGFGAVAWDGRVIIDEDLANQLRLNERDIRREVEATRANVQDRVRAFSGGRPVLNVEGRDAVITDDGLAAGYTMVAAIESIRSLSPARIIAAVPTGPPATVSEVAEKVDVVVCPNIRSGPFFAVAEAYEHWHDLTEGEVMQYLRQARAIGHAGAEAA from the coding sequence ATGGGAAGAATAGTCGAAGATCCGGATCTGCGCAATAGAGTGCATGTCTTCGTCGATCGAGCTGACGCGGGGAGAAGACTGGCAGCGATGGTAAGGGAGATCCCCGAGATCCTGAATCCGGTAGTCTGTGCCATACCGTCGGGGGGTGTGCCAATCGGTCTGGAGGTGGCACGGACCCTGAACTGCCCGCTGAATGTGGCCGTCGTCCGCAAAGTGCATGTACCCTGGAACCCGGAGTCGGGTTTTGGTGCCGTGGCGTGGGACGGCAGGGTGATCATCGACGAGGATCTGGCCAACCAGCTCCGCCTGAACGAACGGGATATCCGCCGGGAGGTGGAAGCAACGCGGGCGAACGTGCAGGATAGAGTCAGAGCGTTCAGCGGAGGGAGACCCGTCCTGAACGTGGAGGGGAGGGATGCCGTCATCACCGACGACGGTCTCGCTGCCGGATATACTATGGTCGCGGCCATCGAATCGATACGCAGTCTCTCACCGGCACGCATCATCGCCGCCGTTCCAACGGGCCCGCCTGCCACCGTATCGGAGGTCGCGGAGAAGGTCGACGTGGTGGTGTGCCCGAATATCCGGAGCGGCCCCTTCTTTGCGGTTGCAGAAGCCTACGAACACTGGCACGATCTCACCGAAGGCGAGGTGATGCAGTATCTCCGACAGGCGAGGGCGATCGGTCACGCAGGAGCGGAGGCTGCCTAG
- a CDS encoding HEAT repeat domain-containing protein produces MRSKRSVYPMAREKNAQIKMMEMILKDLSADDRKVRLDAIESLAMSAWEPDWNPETFLAAGGLKSMIEHLSDEEEIIRSGAASVIGAVAKKGGVRQVLSSDAIPILTRLLSDPSELVRSNAQEALQQIEESQSREPPSTTAIL; encoded by the coding sequence GTGCGTTCGAAGAGGTCGGTGTATCCAATGGCCCGGGAGAAGAACGCACAGATAAAGATGATGGAGATGATCCTGAAGGACCTCTCCGCGGATGACCGAAAAGTGCGGCTGGACGCGATAGAGTCGCTCGCGATGAGTGCATGGGAACCTGACTGGAACCCGGAGACGTTCCTGGCGGCAGGAGGTCTCAAGAGCATGATCGAGCACCTCTCGGACGAGGAGGAGATCATCCGCAGCGGTGCGGCCTCGGTTATCGGTGCAGTAGCGAAGAAGGGGGGTGTGAGACAGGTTCTGAGCTCGGATGCCATCCCGATCCTGACGCGTCTGCTCTCGGACCCGAGCGAACTCGTTCGCTCGAACGCGCAGGAAGCTCTCCAGCAGATCGAGGAGAGCCAGAGCAGAGAGCCTCCGTCCACAACGGCAATCCTTTGA